The stretch of DNA ATATACATGACATCAACAAAAGGTCTTGAAGGAGTGGTAGCTACTCAATCCGCTATCAGTTCAATCATTGATGACACACTTACATACGTTGGCTATGATATTGATGACTTGGCAGATCACGCAAGTTTTGAAGAAGTAATCTACTTGCTATGGCACCAACGCCTGCCAAAAGTTGAAGAATTAGCTGAATTGAAACAACAACTTGCGGATAATATGGCAGTACCTCAAGAGGTATTGAACCATTTCAAAACGTATCCAATTGATAAAGTTCACCCAATGACGGCTCTTCGTACAGCGGTATCTATGCTTGGATTGTATGATGAAAAAGCTGAAGATATGTCTGAAGAAGCTAACTACTTGAAAGCAATTCAGCTTCAAGCTAAGATGTCTACTTTAGTATCTGCATTTGCTCGCGTTCGAAAAGGACAAGAACCAATCGCACCTAAGAGCGACTTAAGTTTTGCTGCTAACTTCCTATACATGCTTAATGGCGAAATCCCTGAAGCAATCGAAGAAGAAGCTTTCAACAAAGCTTTAGTATTACATGCTGACCATGAGTTGAATGCTTCAACATTTACAGCTCGCGTTTGTGTAGCGACACTTTCAGATGTTTATTCAGGTGTTGTTGCAGCACTTGGTGCTCTTAAAGGACCTCTACACGGTGGAGCGAACGAGCAAGTAATGAAAATGTTGATGGAAATTGGGTCAGTTGAAAATGTTGATTCATATATCAACGAGAAGCTTGCTAACAAAGAAAAAATCATGGGCTTCGGTCACCGCGTATACCGCAAAGGTGATCCACGTGCGAAACACTTACGTGAAATGTCTCAAAAATTAACAAAACTACGTGGAGAAGAGAAATGGTACGACATGTCAATTAAAATTGACGATATTGTAACAGGTCAAAAAAATCTTCCACCAAATGTTGATTTCTATTCAGCTTCTGTTTATCATTCATTGAATATCGATCATGACTTATTTACACCAATTTTTGCTGTATCACGTGTTTCTGGCTGGTTAGCTCACATTTTAGAACAATATTCTAATAACCGTCTAATCCGTCCACGTGCTGAATATACAGGACCTGGTATGCAAAAATATGTACCAGTGAACGAGCGTTAATTTTTTAAAATTACACATATGAAGGGCTGTACTTTAAAGAGCGACGTTCAGAAAATGACATTCATGTTACTTTCTGCACTTCCTTAAAAAGTGCTAGCCCTATGATTGATTATGCCTATAGGAGGAAAATTATTATGACAAACGGTGGCAAAATTACAGTTGAAAATGGCGTTTTAAACGTACCTAACAATCCAATCATTCCTTATATCGAAGGTGACGGAATCGGTCCTGATATCTGGGCAGCTTCAGAGCGTGTATTAGAAGCAGCGGTAGAAAAAGCTTATAACGGTGAAAAATCAATCGTCTGGAAAGAAGTATTAGCTGGACAAAAAGCATTCGACAAAACGGGTGAATGGTTGCCAGAAGAAACTTTAGACGTAATCCGTGAATACTTAATCGCAATCAAAGGACCTCTTACGACTCCAGTTGGCGGCGGTATTCGTTCTTTAAACGTTGCTTTGCGTCAAGAATTGGATTTATATACTTGCCTACGTCCAGTTCGTTACTTCGACGGAGTACCTTCACCGGTTAAACGTCCTGAAGATACAGATATGGTTATTTTCCGTGAAAACACTGAAGATATCTATGCAGGTATCGAGTTTGCTAAAGGTTCTGATGAAGTGAAAAAAATCATCGAATTCTTACAAAATGAAATGGGTACTAAAAACATCCGTTTCCCTGAAACTTCTGGTATCGGGATCAAACCAGTGTCTGAAGAAGGAACTAAACGTTTGGTGCGTGCTGCATTAAACTACATCATCAAAGAAGGCCGCGAGTCATTAACACTTGTTCACAAAGGGAACATCATGAAGTTCACTGAAGGAGCTTTCAAAACTTGGGGCTATGAAGTGGCAGAACAAGAATTTGCTGACAAAACATTCACTTGGAATCAATACGATCAAATTAAAGCTGATCAAGGTACAGAAGCTGCGAACAAAGCACAAGAAGAAGCATTAGCTGCTGGTAAAATTCTTGTGAAAGATTCAATCGCTGATATCTTCCTACAACAAATCTTGACTCGTCCAAGCGAATTTGATGTTGTTGCAACAATGAACTTGAACGGTGACTACATTTCTGATGCACTAGCTGCACAAGTTGGTGGTATCGGTATCGCTCCAGGAGCAAACATTAACTATTTGACAGGTCATGCTATTTTCGAAGCGACTCATGGTACAGCTCCTAAATACGCTGGTCTTGATAAAGTAAACCCATCTTCAGTTATCCTTTCAGGTGTATTAATGCTTGAACACCTTGGCTGGAATGAAGCGGCTAAATTAGTTATGGACTCTATGGAAAAAACAATTTCTTCTAAAGTTGTAACTTACGACTTCGCTCGTTTAATGGATGGTGCAACTGAAGTTAAATGTTCTGAGTTCGCTGACGAATTAATCAAAAATCTTTAAGAGAAAAGTGTAGAAGCCTACTCAAGCTTAGGTGCGAGCTGAGCTTCGGAGCTAGACATTACGATTAGCGACTTCACTCAATCAATTGCATAGTAAAACACTATTTTTAGAAAGAGGGCCTAGGCCCTCTTTTTTATACAAAGCTTTGTTATATAGTACTGTTGATTTTTAATCATTAGTTTCATTTAAAAGAGCTTTATACAAAAGGAGAGTTTTCTGATGACATTGAAACGTAAAAAGATTTCAGTAATCGGTTCTGGATTTACAGGTGCGACAACGGCATTCCTATTAGCTCAAAAAGAACTAGGAGACGTTGTAATAGTTGATATTCCACAAATGGAAAACCCAACTAAAGGGAAAGCGTTAGATATGTTGGAAGCTGGTCCTGTTCAAGGATTTGATGCAAACATTATCGGCACTTCTAGCTATGAAGATACGAAAGACTCAGATATCGTTATCATCACCGCTGGAATTGCTCGTAAGCCTGGTATGAGCCGTGACGATTTGGTCCAAACAAACCAAAAAGTCATGAAGATTGTTACGGGTGAAATCATTAAACATTCTCCAAACACAACGATTATTGTATTAACTAATCCAGTTGATGCAATGACTTACACTGTATACAAAGAATCTGGTTTCCCTAAAGAGCGCGTTATTGGCCAATCTGGAGTACTCGATTCAGCACGTTTCCGTACTTTCGTTGCTCAGGAATTAAACATGTCCGTTAAAGACATCACAGGTTTCGTTCTAGGTGGCCACGGTGACGATATGGTACCATTGGTACGCTACTCATATGCTGGAGGAATTCCATTGGAAACATTGATTCCTGCAGATCGTTTGGCTGAAATAGTGGAACGCACGCGTAAAGGTGGAGCAGAAATCGTCAACCTTCTTGGAAACGGTTCTGCATACTATGCACCCGCTGCTTCTATAGTTGAAATGGCTGTGGCAATCCTAAAAGATCAACGTCGTGTATTGCCATCAATAGCTTACCTGGAAGGCGAATATGGTTTAGAAGGTATTTACCTTGGCGTTCCGACAATTTTAGGTGCTGGTGGTATTGAACAGATTATCGAACTTGATTTAACAGAATCTGAAAAAGCTGAATTGGAAAAATCAGCTGCTTCAGTACGTACCGTTATGGATATTCTTGTGTAATTAACGAAAAGCTTCAAATAAGAATCGAGCGGGATTTCCCCGCTCGATTTTTTTGGTAGGTATTGATACTATGTTAATGTAGAGATAACAGGAACAGAGGGGGACATCACATGTTATTGGGGAAAAAACGTAAACTCGGCAGAAAAGTAGAAGAAATGTCAGTTGGAGAAAAATTAAAGCTGACTGAAAAGATCGAAGATAAAGATTTACTATTATATTTAGGATTAACGAACGATGGAAACCCATTGTATATTCAACATGATTTCGCTTCACAAACGGTTTTTGAAAAACCGATAGTACCTGCTATTATGCTGACGGGCATTGTTACATCAGCCGTTTCAAAGTATTTGCCTGGTCCAGGATCACACATCGTGGAACAGCATTTAACTTTTCCAAAACCGGTTTACCATTACGCAACAATTGATTTCTTACTTCAAGTGATTTCTGTGAATGTCGAAAAAAACTTAGTTGAAATTGAAGTAACTGCAACAAATGAAGAGGGTGAGACAGTGATTGAAGGCAAAATTACGTCTACCCCTCCACGTTTGGAAAACAAATTAACAGCACAATCAATGGATAATTTCTAGAGAGCTCTTTCGGTTTAAGATGGGGGTTTTAAATCGAAGGTGGAGGCCAAAAACATGTCAAAGAAAATTCTCGTAGTAGATGATGAAAGTTCAATCGCAACTTTACTTCAATATAATTTGGAACAAGCAGGTTTTGTTGTTGAGACGGCGAGTGATGGCCAAGAAGGTTATGATGCTGTTTTAGAAAAAAAACCAGATTTAATTATACTTGATCTTATGTTGCCCAAAATGGATGGCATGGAAGTTTGCAAAGCCTTGCGCCTTCAAAAAATCAATACGCCCATCATCATGCTAACAGCTAAAGATGATGAGTTTGATAAAGTGCTGGGTCTTGAATTGGGTGCGGATGACTATATGACCAAACCATTTAGTCCGAGAGAAGTAACCGCACGTGTCAAAGCAGTCTTAAGGAGATTTACTGCGTCAGTTGATGAAACGTCGCAAAAAGGAAATGACCAAGGTTTTGAATTTGGTCCATTACGTGTGTATCCCGAACGTTTTGAAGTATTTTTAAGTGAGGATACTTTGGACTTTACTCCGAAAGAATTTGAACTGCTTGTATATCTGATGGAAAACAAAAATCGAGTGCTGACACGTGACCAATTGTTAAGTGCCGTCTGGAATTATGATTTTGCAGGCGACACTCGCATCGTTGACGTTCACATCAGTCATTTACGGGATAAAATTGAAGACAATAGCCGTAAACCTATATTTATTAAAACGATTAGGGGACTGGGGTATAAATTTGAGGAGCCAAAAACGGTATGAAATCCCTCCACGGAAAAATCGTCATGTCATTTACACTTTTGGTAGGTTCGATTTTAGCTGGCTTGGGTATTATCATCAGTCAGCTTTTTCCTGTTTACGTGGAGGAATCTGTTCGAAGCAATTCGATTGAAAAAGTAGAGGAAATTTCACGGATTATTGAACAATCAAATGGTGAGATCAATGACTCACAAAAAGCGGAAATTACGGACGTGCTCTCAAGTGACCGTATTAGCAGTGACTTTATTGATACTCGGCAACAACTTTGGAAAACCATAGTGATAGTCTTGCTAGGAGCATTTGTCATTGCCATTATATTTTCGTATCGATTGACGAAACGCTACGCACGACCAATTGATAATGTGACCGAAGTTGCCATTGAGCTTGCCAAAGGCAATTATCGGGCGAGGGCATACGAAGACGACTTTGCAACCACGGCGCAGCTCGGCACTTCCATCAATATCTTGGCAAGGAATTTGCAGGAATTGTTCAAAGTACGAGAAATGGAAAAGGAACGATTAAAAACACTTATTGAAAATATGGGCAGTGCCTTAATGATGATCGACCGGGAAGGTCAAATCAGTATTGTCAACAAGACTTTTGTTGATCAGTTTGAATTCAGCGCACAAGATGTTCAGGATGAACTTTTTAAAAGAGTGGACTTACCTGATGAATTGAAAAAGTTCATCGACTACGTCTTTTTAATGGAATCTTCTTCACGTAAGCAAATGGCAATCGTCATCCAGCAGGAAATACGCCATATGGAAGTTTATGGTGCCCCAGTTATCGGTGAACATGGTCGATGGCTAGGTGTTGTTATCGTCATGCATGACATTTCCGATCTTGTGCGTCTTGAGCAAATCAGGAAAGATTTCGTGGCGAACGTTTCCCACGAACTGCGAACACCGATTACATCGATTAAAGGTTTTTCGGAAACGTTATTGGATGGGGCCATGAATGACGAAAAGACGTTACTTTCTTTTTTGGAAATCATCCATAAAGAAAGCAATCGTCTGCAAATGTTAATTCAAGACCTATTGGAACTTTCGAAAATTGAGCAACATGGGTTCTCCGTAGAGTTTGCTCAAACGAACTTACGTGAAGTCATGAGGCGTGCTGCTGAGATGACAAGTCCTCGTCTTGATGAGAAACGCATGACGTTTATCTCAAACATAAATCATGAGATCATTGTGGATGGGGACATGAACCGTTTGATTCAAGTGGTTATGAATTTACTGACAAATGCCATTACTTATTCGCCGGAAAACACAACTGTTCATTTATCCCTTCATGAAAGTGAAACTCATGGAATCATTATCATTCGAGATGAAGGGATGGGGATGGATAAAAAAGAAATCCCACGTATCTTTGAGCGTTTTTATCGAATTGATCGTGCGAGAAGTCGAAATTCTGGTGGTACCGGTTTGGGACTAGCTATAGTCAAGCATCTAATCGAGGCTCATCATGGACGAATTTTTGTTGAAAGCGAACCTGGAGTAGGCACGCAATTTAAGATTCTCATTCCGAAAAAACAATAAACTTAACAAGTTCTTTACAAGCTCTACACAGTGGATTCATAATGCTTTGTTAAGATATTTATGAAACCCCCTATTACCGCATTTGGCAGGAAAAAGAACCCTATTTCAAGGGTTCTTTTTTCATGTGTAAAAAATTGTTCATTTCGTTTCGAATGGGTGATTGGGATCGAGGGTCCTGAAAAATTCCAATGAAAAGTAAACTTTATGAAACTTTATATTGAGCTAATCGTAGAAATAATGAGTGAAAAGAAAAGAGGGATACATAGATGAGTGTTAAGCGCATTTTAACGACTGCATCTTTGGCTTTGGGTGGAATCATTGCACTTATTGCCATATTAACTACATGGTATACAGTGGATGAGTCGGAGCAAGCGGTCGTCATTACATTTGGGAAAGCAGAGGAGCCAATACTAGATTCTGGATTGCATTTCAAATTGCCATGGCCCATGCAAAAAGTAGAAATTCTATCGAAGGAGACATTCAGTCTGCGATTCGGCTACAAGCAATCAGAAGATGGAGAAATTGATTCATACGATAACGAAACAAAAATGATTACAGGGGATGAAAACATTGTATTAACTGACTTGGTTGTACAGTGGAAAATCACAGACCCTGGAAAGTATTTATTTAATTCAGAAGCCCCACAGGAAATTTTGCATGATGCCACTTCAGCATCTATCCGTTCAATCATCGGGAGTTCGATGATTGATGAAGCTTTAACATCAGGAAAAGCAGATATTGAAGCTCAAACGAGGGACTTACTTGCTACGCTTATCGAAAAATATGATATTGGTATTTCCATTTTAGGTGTAAAACTTCAAGATGTAGAATTGCCGAATGCAGAGGTCCGTTCTGCTTTTACAGCCGTAACCGATGCGCGTGAAACGAAAAACACGAAAACAAATGAAGCGAAGAAATATCAAAATCAGCGTGAAAGTGAAGCAATTGGTGAGATTGCTGCCATTAAGTCCCGTGCTGAAGGACAACGCACAGCTCGTATTCAGCAGGCAACAGGTGAAGTAGCCGTCTTCAATAAGCTTTATGCAGAGTATCGAAACAATCAGGAAATCACAAGACAACGATTAGTCATTGAGACATTGGAGTCGGTCTTGCCGAATGCTCAAATTTACATCATGAATGATTCAGGTGAAACGGTGAAGTACTTGCCATTACAACAGCCTACACAAGTTCCACCAGTTACAACTGAGCAAGGAGGCGGCAAATAATGGACACGAACAAACCGAACCCATTCGCAAGCCTGGAACAAAAGTTCAATGAACAATTCAATAATAAAAATAAAATAACAAAAACACGAGAGCCTATAAATCTAAAAAAACATATGAAGACCATTATTACATTAACCATCGTATTTGCCGTTCTAATTATCCTGCTCGCTAATATATATGTTGTTAAAGAAAATGAGTACCGTGTTGTTCGCCAATTTGGTGAAGTGGTGGATATTCGATTTGAGCCTGGAATTTATATGAAAATCCCGTTTGTCCAAAGTGTCTCTACTTTGCCGCGTTATCAGATGACGTATAACGTTTCGGAAGCGGAAATCAATACTAAGGATAAAAAGCGAATTATCATTGATAACTACGCTGTATGGCGTATTAGCGATCCTAAAGCCATGATTACGAGTGCAGGAACGTTGTTGAATGCAGAAGCGCGAATGGAAGAGTTTATATACTCTGTCGTACGGACAGAACTTGGACAGCTGAACTATGATGAAATCATCAATGATGAAAACACATCGAGAGGCAGCTTGAATGACCGCGTGACTGCACGCGTAAATGAGTTACTGAAAGACGATGATTACGGAGTAGAAGTAATTGATGTCCGAATGAAGCGTACGGACCTCCCACCAGAAAACGAACAATCCGTTTATACACGCATGATTTCCGAACGCCAATCCATAGCACAGAAGTACTTGTCTGAGGGGGATGCAGATAAGCGTACAATTGAAGCTTCTACAGATCGCAAAGTACAGGAAATGGTTGCAATTGCCCAAAAAGAAGCATCCATCATTGCGGCTGAAGGTGAATCGGAAGCGGCCAAGATTTATAATCAATCTTTCTCGAAAGACCCTGAATTTTATGCTTTATATCGAACATTAGAATCCTACAAGAAAACAATAGGTGATGATACAATGATTATTTTGCCATCGGATTCTCCTTATGCAAAAATTCTTTCAGGTTACTTGGAATAGATTATTAGGAGTGACATTTCATAAGCTGTATTTGAAAAACCAATAACACTGTTTATTTCAATGGACGTCATTTTCCTTTCATCTTGCCAACATGGTAATATGAAGGAAGATGACGTTTTTTTACGTAGAGGAGTGGAAAATCTGTGAGCAAAAATAAAGTTTTATTATTAGATGGAAATAGCTTAGCGTATCGAGCATTTTTCGCTCTCCCATTACTGACGAATGAACATGGGATCCACACAAATTCAGTATATGGTTTTACAATGATGCTACAAAAAATATTGGATGAAGAACAACCAACACATATGCTTGTGGCATTTGATGCAGGGAAAACCACATTTAGGCACACGACTTTCGGTGAGTATAAGGGTGGCCGTCAAAAAACACCACCAGAGCTTTCTGAACAGTTTCCATATTTGCGAAAACTATTAAGCGCATATCAAATCCCGCAATATGAGCTTCCGATGTATGAAGCGGATGACATAATCGGGACGTTGAGCAAACAGGCTGAAGCAAAGGGAGAAGAAGTGATTATTGTTTCGGGTGATAAAGACCTTACACAGCTTTCTTCGGACTCGACGACTGTCTATATCACACGTAAAGGCATGACTGATATCGAGAAGTATACACCTGAGCACATACTGGAAAAGTATGGCTTAACCCCTGATCAAATCATTGATATGAAAGGATTAATGGGGGACGCATCAGATAATATTCCAGGAGTTCCTGGTGTTGGTGAAAAGACAGCAATCAAACTATTACTTGAACATCACTCGGTTAATGGTGTGTACGAAGGCCTTGATAGTGTCAAAGGAGCAAAATTAAAAGAAAAACTGGTGGCCAATGAAGAACAGGCAAAAATGAGTAAAGTGTTGGCAACCATTGAAACACAAGCTCCAATCACTATTTCTTTAGAAGATTTGTCCTATAATGGTCCCAATATGGATGA from Paenisporosarcina sp. FSL H8-0542 encodes:
- a CDS encoding protease modulator HflC, which codes for MDTNKPNPFASLEQKFNEQFNNKNKITKTREPINLKKHMKTIITLTIVFAVLIILLANIYVVKENEYRVVRQFGEVVDIRFEPGIYMKIPFVQSVSTLPRYQMTYNVSEAEINTKDKKRIIIDNYAVWRISDPKAMITSAGTLLNAEARMEEFIYSVVRTELGQLNYDEIINDENTSRGSLNDRVTARVNELLKDDDYGVEVIDVRMKRTDLPPENEQSVYTRMISERQSIAQKYLSEGDADKRTIEASTDRKVQEMVAIAQKEASIIAAEGESEAAKIYNQSFSKDPEFYALYRTLESYKKTIGDDTMIILPSDSPYAKILSGYLE
- a CDS encoding ATP-binding protein yields the protein MKSLHGKIVMSFTLLVGSILAGLGIIISQLFPVYVEESVRSNSIEKVEEISRIIEQSNGEINDSQKAEITDVLSSDRISSDFIDTRQQLWKTIVIVLLGAFVIAIIFSYRLTKRYARPIDNVTEVAIELAKGNYRARAYEDDFATTAQLGTSINILARNLQELFKVREMEKERLKTLIENMGSALMMIDREGQISIVNKTFVDQFEFSAQDVQDELFKRVDLPDELKKFIDYVFLMESSSRKQMAIVIQQEIRHMEVYGAPVIGEHGRWLGVVIVMHDISDLVRLEQIRKDFVANVSHELRTPITSIKGFSETLLDGAMNDEKTLLSFLEIIHKESNRLQMLIQDLLELSKIEQHGFSVEFAQTNLREVMRRAAEMTSPRLDEKRMTFISNINHEIIVDGDMNRLIQVVMNLLTNAITYSPENTTVHLSLHESETHGIIIIRDEGMGMDKKEIPRIFERFYRIDRARSRNSGGTGLGLAIVKHLIEAHHGRIFVESEPGVGTQFKILIPKKQ
- the citZ gene encoding citrate synthase is translated as MTSTKGLEGVVATQSAISSIIDDTLTYVGYDIDDLADHASFEEVIYLLWHQRLPKVEELAELKQQLADNMAVPQEVLNHFKTYPIDKVHPMTALRTAVSMLGLYDEKAEDMSEEANYLKAIQLQAKMSTLVSAFARVRKGQEPIAPKSDLSFAANFLYMLNGEIPEAIEEEAFNKALVLHADHELNASTFTARVCVATLSDVYSGVVAALGALKGPLHGGANEQVMKMLMEIGSVENVDSYINEKLANKEKIMGFGHRVYRKGDPRAKHLREMSQKLTKLRGEEKWYDMSIKIDDIVTGQKNLPPNVDFYSASVYHSLNIDHDLFTPIFAVSRVSGWLAHILEQYSNNRLIRPRAEYTGPGMQKYVPVNER
- a CDS encoding MaoC/PaaZ C-terminal domain-containing protein; amino-acid sequence: MLLGKKRKLGRKVEEMSVGEKLKLTEKIEDKDLLLYLGLTNDGNPLYIQHDFASQTVFEKPIVPAIMLTGIVTSAVSKYLPGPGSHIVEQHLTFPKPVYHYATIDFLLQVISVNVEKNLVEIEVTATNEEGETVIEGKITSTPPRLENKLTAQSMDNF
- the hflK gene encoding FtsH protease activity modulator HflK encodes the protein MSVKRILTTASLALGGIIALIAILTTWYTVDESEQAVVITFGKAEEPILDSGLHFKLPWPMQKVEILSKETFSLRFGYKQSEDGEIDSYDNETKMITGDENIVLTDLVVQWKITDPGKYLFNSEAPQEILHDATSASIRSIIGSSMIDEALTSGKADIEAQTRDLLATLIEKYDIGISILGVKLQDVELPNAEVRSAFTAVTDARETKNTKTNEAKKYQNQRESEAIGEIAAIKSRAEGQRTARIQQATGEVAVFNKLYAEYRNNQEITRQRLVIETLESVLPNAQIYIMNDSGETVKYLPLQQPTQVPPVTTEQGGGK
- a CDS encoding response regulator transcription factor → MSKKILVVDDESSIATLLQYNLEQAGFVVETASDGQEGYDAVLEKKPDLIILDLMLPKMDGMEVCKALRLQKINTPIIMLTAKDDEFDKVLGLELGADDYMTKPFSPREVTARVKAVLRRFTASVDETSQKGNDQGFEFGPLRVYPERFEVFLSEDTLDFTPKEFELLVYLMENKNRVLTRDQLLSAVWNYDFAGDTRIVDVHISHLRDKIEDNSRKPIFIKTIRGLGYKFEEPKTV
- the icd gene encoding NADP-dependent isocitrate dehydrogenase; this encodes MTNGGKITVENGVLNVPNNPIIPYIEGDGIGPDIWAASERVLEAAVEKAYNGEKSIVWKEVLAGQKAFDKTGEWLPEETLDVIREYLIAIKGPLTTPVGGGIRSLNVALRQELDLYTCLRPVRYFDGVPSPVKRPEDTDMVIFRENTEDIYAGIEFAKGSDEVKKIIEFLQNEMGTKNIRFPETSGIGIKPVSEEGTKRLVRAALNYIIKEGRESLTLVHKGNIMKFTEGAFKTWGYEVAEQEFADKTFTWNQYDQIKADQGTEAANKAQEEALAAGKILVKDSIADIFLQQILTRPSEFDVVATMNLNGDYISDALAAQVGGIGIAPGANINYLTGHAIFEATHGTAPKYAGLDKVNPSSVILSGVLMLEHLGWNEAAKLVMDSMEKTISSKVVTYDFARLMDGATEVKCSEFADELIKNL
- the mdh gene encoding malate dehydrogenase, yielding MTLKRKKISVIGSGFTGATTAFLLAQKELGDVVIVDIPQMENPTKGKALDMLEAGPVQGFDANIIGTSSYEDTKDSDIVIITAGIARKPGMSRDDLVQTNQKVMKIVTGEIIKHSPNTTIIVLTNPVDAMTYTVYKESGFPKERVIGQSGVLDSARFRTFVAQELNMSVKDITGFVLGGHGDDMVPLVRYSYAGGIPLETLIPADRLAEIVERTRKGGAEIVNLLGNGSAYYAPAASIVEMAVAILKDQRRVLPSIAYLEGEYGLEGIYLGVPTILGAGGIEQIIELDLTESEKAELEKSAASVRTVMDILV